The following proteins come from a genomic window of bacterium:
- a CDS encoding type II secretion system GspH family protein, which yields MKKKGYTLIEVLVVIAVIAILGSIIVPSYRLVLEKVNRASCANNLRQFGIVFRIYYSDYGIFPLAGTAMNRGHRLFYPLGYITAPELYICPSDGLRDVYTGIPSAFDVTDAQNNYDSYFSRVNPAFSASPAQMDANEKVVMAKYYPSTGGDDGVAGMPFCPEHEIDSKRVLMYDDPLTGTEEYHGNGRNYLFVDGTVVFWPNKRGWPDYDGL from the coding sequence ATGAAGAAAAAAGGGTATACTTTAATTGAGGTGCTGGTTGTTATAGCCGTTATAGCGATACTCGGTTCGATAATAGTTCCCAGTTACAGGCTTGTACTGGAGAAGGTCAACAGGGCTTCCTGCGCGAATAATTTAAGGCAGTTCGGCATAGTATTCAGGATATATTATTCGGATTACGGGATTTTCCCTCTTGCCGGAACCGCTATGAACAGGGGGCACCGCCTCTTTTATCCGCTGGGGTATATAACAGCCCCTGAACTATACATTTGTCCTTCAGACGGGCTCAGGGACGTCTACACGGGTATTCCTTCGGCGTTTGATGTTACCGACGCGCAGAATAATTATGACAGTTATTTTTCGAGGGTAAACCCCGCTTTTTCCGCATCCCCCGCGCAAATGGACGCTAATGAAAAGGTTGTTATGGCAAAATATTATCCTTCCACCGGAGGCGACGACGGTGTCGCGGGAATGCCGTTCTGTCCCGAACATGAAATAGATTCAAAGAGAGTTCTGATGTATGATGACCCTCTGACCGGCACGGAGGAATATCACGGTAACGGCAGGAATTATCTGTTTGTTGACGGGACGGTTGTTTTCTGGCCCAACAAAAGAGGATGGCCGGACTATGATGGGCTGTGA
- a CDS encoding helix-hairpin-helix domain-containing protein: MKTIIKNRKHHQSGAALVITLMVLAVLSMIAVTFSVTMRLEEKMAVNNLHHMEAKFFARSAMEYAAAALYSDLKNDLTTYYATPSNGIADDLNEDWAVMFADNATRGGPTTNDVDLDGDGTADSRWIEMWSTHGTQGGIVGRYAVLVRDTGGMINVNTAGDSTLGNFAQGFSPAAVAMDDHSALSSAQAQNIMGYRYGSDSSPGSNGVDDDGDNEILENDGIDNDGDWDPSTDDVGTGYPSDSNNANEWGWQDGKPSVVHVAGTVYREPNVDEANEGVDEPDEQFLWYPEGDDIDFAFLDNVEEISGISSTDLDNMRYDYTVFSYDRNIAFASDGDGLDGTDSTYRDNYWRPKANLNYPLWREYTALTEPTQSTVARVSFRGRVNDSGDSPGGPTLLGMMEKWNTDNPASKIGGSDAATNQIALNIEDYIDKDIFPTRKTLGGTTMAGVEGLRITEIFANSDQAFAASSVVSGGSWVSGTLGGRNCMTRAAAAGGTTWSNYVSFNLKRAGNYYIWIMCYDDAANRQFRVDINRTLSGAYPSDYSIWGVGVHNAGWRVECPGVMVWLPKGPNQIRVSKDWGAAPAYDTAAIQWIRFSQNGQSDYIELTNFSNQTIDLVKDYDYLQVHSTDQTETTGSPASYFSLAGLALQNLSAAIRKIYPGERIVICQDMDATTKSRFNETPADDWDDYMNFEDAWGDQDRNLDGSVTASDFLNTRTWFGSFRMGKATDGAWWFMDLSGGTETRWGADRIPGTSDDPAPPANNTGETFRVYEWDLCQRSGAGSNPGVAQNMGENPGVTSGGSITANGWNQGCYACVRTRGIVNIEEYSDTWRKLDRVNLYDYGIMCDMYSASATFTLPWSGLTNNTPTATGGISNEAWELVNPMLPDSTPFSSNWAITNYASSGVTGTPGKRNFFELALSNSAKGYYINDGPVGNIKELAQVYRASGANKLSNADILKLAQYVTIGNEIIIQAEQAESVTLGGWTLLADASAAVYGKTYTNVPSYLGASWWYDTLEQVSPSGTPIYVCANGAAAGTWIFKNGVNGVRLEDGFYYLIFYGKYKDWWIGPDGVDSDPSYPNMGGGDDASAKDSYNNDVTLTWDTTAFNLDLQPDNRGVYSGSVGSAVDLTPVKVQDGTLTISAQEDTPAGYAYFDYIVLIPAGINIPDIPSWRSQDSIPRAGRMYGKINVNTATSAVLQCLPGITSGDASSIISNRPYSDLNDLATSSGLTFSKFCDILPLVTVNSDVFEVFAVGEVIRDVDKDGVYNPSNGDRIIGRARLRAVVDRGTFPFTIKYLEWVE; the protein is encoded by the coding sequence ATGAAAACCATAATAAAAAACAGGAAACATCACCAGTCAGGCGCGGCGCTGGTAATAACGCTTATGGTGCTGGCGGTGCTGTCTATGATTGCAGTTACATTTTCCGTGACGATGAGGCTGGAAGAAAAGATGGCGGTAAACAACCTTCATCATATGGAAGCAAAGTTTTTTGCCCGTTCGGCTATGGAATACGCGGCGGCGGCCCTGTACAGCGACCTTAAAAACGACCTCACGACATATTACGCAACTCCCTCCAACGGCATAGCGGATGATTTGAATGAAGACTGGGCCGTGATGTTTGCCGATAACGCCACGAGAGGCGGCCCGACCACTAATGATGTCGATCTTGACGGCGACGGGACTGCTGATTCCAGATGGATAGAGATGTGGTCGACCCACGGGACCCAGGGCGGTATTGTAGGCAGGTATGCGGTCCTGGTAAGGGACACAGGCGGTATGATAAATGTGAACACGGCCGGTGATTCGACGCTGGGAAATTTTGCCCAGGGATTTTCTCCCGCCGCAGTCGCGATGGATGACCACTCGGCATTATCATCGGCGCAGGCCCAGAATATCATGGGTTACAGGTATGGCTCAGACAGTTCTCCGGGTTCGAACGGCGTTGATGATGACGGGGACAATGAGATTTTGGAAAATGACGGTATTGATAATGACGGGGACTGGGACCCTTCTACAGATGATGTCGGGACAGGATATCCCAGTGATTCCAATAACGCCAATGAATGGGGCTGGCAGGACGGAAAACCCAGTGTTGTCCATGTAGCCGGAACAGTGTATAGAGAGCCCAATGTGGATGAGGCGAACGAAGGAGTTGACGAGCCTGATGAACAGTTCCTGTGGTACCCTGAAGGCGATGATATTGATTTTGCGTTTCTTGATAATGTCGAAGAGATTTCAGGCATATCTTCGACGGACCTGGATAATATGAGATATGACTATACGGTCTTTTCATATGACAGGAATATAGCGTTCGCGTCGGACGGGGACGGGCTTGACGGCACTGATTCCACATACAGGGATAATTACTGGAGGCCGAAGGCTAACCTTAACTATCCTCTGTGGCGTGAATATACGGCTCTTACCGAACCCACTCAGTCAACAGTTGCCAGGGTTTCATTCAGGGGAAGGGTAAATGATTCCGGGGATTCGCCCGGCGGGCCGACACTGCTCGGAATGATGGAAAAATGGAATACCGATAACCCGGCGAGTAAAATCGGGGGGAGCGACGCCGCTACAAACCAGATAGCGTTAAATATAGAGGACTACATCGATAAAGATATTTTCCCGACAAGAAAAACTCTCGGCGGTACCACGATGGCCGGGGTTGAAGGTCTGCGTATTACAGAAATATTTGCCAATTCGGATCAAGCTTTTGCAGCCTCCAGCGTTGTATCGGGCGGCAGTTGGGTTTCCGGCACATTGGGCGGAAGAAATTGTATGACGCGCGCTGCCGCGGCAGGCGGGACTACATGGTCAAATTATGTATCATTTAATCTTAAGAGAGCCGGCAATTATTATATCTGGATTATGTGTTATGACGATGCCGCTAACAGACAATTCAGGGTAGATATTAACAGGACGTTATCAGGAGCATATCCTTCCGATTATTCGATATGGGGTGTCGGGGTTCATAATGCAGGTTGGAGGGTTGAGTGCCCGGGTGTCATGGTTTGGCTTCCCAAAGGCCCGAATCAGATTAGAGTAAGCAAAGACTGGGGAGCGGCGCCCGCTTATGATACAGCGGCAATACAGTGGATACGGTTTTCGCAGAACGGACAGAGTGATTATATAGAGTTGACCAATTTTTCAAATCAGACTATTGATTTGGTGAAAGATTATGATTATCTTCAGGTGCACAGCACCGATCAGACTGAAACTACGGGTTCCCCGGCGTCTTATTTTTCACTTGCAGGGCTTGCATTGCAGAACCTTTCAGCCGCTATAAGAAAAATCTATCCCGGCGAGCGGATTGTAATCTGCCAGGATATGGACGCGACGACAAAATCGAGGTTCAATGAAACCCCTGCGGATGACTGGGATGATTATATGAACTTTGAAGATGCATGGGGCGACCAGGATAGAAACCTTGACGGGAGTGTGACTGCCTCTGACTTTCTAAATACAAGAACGTGGTTCGGCAGTTTTAGAATGGGGAAAGCGACTGACGGAGCCTGGTGGTTTATGGATTTATCGGGAGGGACAGAAACGAGATGGGGAGCCGACAGAATTCCGGGAACATCCGACGACCCTGCCCCGCCCGCAAATAATACAGGAGAAACTTTCAGGGTCTATGAATGGGATTTGTGTCAGAGATCGGGCGCAGGGAGCAACCCCGGAGTAGCACAGAATATGGGAGAGAATCCCGGTGTGACAAGCGGCGGAAGTATAACGGCGAATGGATGGAACCAGGGTTGTTATGCCTGCGTACGCACAAGAGGAATAGTAAATATAGAAGAATATTCCGATACATGGAGAAAACTGGACAGGGTTAATTTGTATGATTACGGTATTATGTGTGATATGTATTCTGCTTCTGCTACTTTTACGCTTCCCTGGAGCGGACTTACTAATAATACCCCGACGGCAACGGGCGGTATCAGCAATGAGGCTTGGGAGTTGGTAAATCCCATGCTTCCGGATTCGACCCCGTTCAGCTCAAACTGGGCTATCACTAATTATGCTTCTTCCGGTGTCACGGGGACTCCGGGAAAAAGAAATTTCTTCGAACTGGCGCTTTCTAATTCCGCAAAGGGTTATTATATAAATGACGGGCCTGTAGGCAACATTAAGGAACTGGCGCAGGTGTACAGGGCCAGCGGCGCGAATAAACTGAGCAATGCCGATATATTAAAGCTTGCGCAATATGTGACTATCGGCAACGAAATAATAATCCAGGCCGAACAGGCGGAATCCGTGACGCTTGGGGGATGGACGCTTCTTGCCGATGCTTCCGCGGCAGTTTACGGGAAAACTTATACAAATGTTCCGAGTTATCTTGGCGCAAGCTGGTGGTATGATACGCTTGAGCAGGTCAGCCCGTCGGGAACGCCGATATATGTCTGCGCCAACGGAGCGGCTGCGGGGACATGGATATTTAAGAACGGGGTAAACGGTGTGCGGCTTGAAGATGGATTTTATTATCTGATTTTCTACGGCAAATACAAGGATTGGTGGATAGGCCCCGACGGGGTTGACAGCGACCCGTCATATCCCAATATGGGCGGCGGCGATGATGCGTCCGCAAAAGACAGTTATAACAATGATGTAACACTGACCTGGGATACCACGGCATTTAACCTTGATTTGCAGCCCGATAACCGCGGCGTGTATTCGGGTTCAGTAGGTTCCGCGGTTGACCTTACCCCTGTGAAAGTTCAGGACGGCACTTTGACTATCAGCGCGCAGGAGGATACTCCTGCCGGTTACGCGTATTTTGACTATATTGTCCTGATTCCCGCGGGAATAAATATACCCGACATTCCTTCATGGAGAAGCCAGGACAGTATTCCTCGAGCGGGCCGCATGTACGGAAAGATAAATGTAAATACCGCAACGTCAGCTGTCTTGCAGTGCCTGCCGGGCATTACATCCGGAGACGCTTCATCAATCATAAGCAACAGGCCTTATTCCGATCTCAATGATCTTGCCACAAGCTCGGGGCTTACTTTCTCGAAATTCTGCGATATATTACCGCTGGTTACGGTAAACTCCGATGTATTCGAGGTCTTTGCGGTAGGAGAAGTCATAAGAGACGTGGATAAAGACGGTGTTTATAACCCCTCTAACGGTGACAGGATTATCGGCAGGGCAAGGCTGAGAGCCGTTGTCGACAGGGGAACTTTCCCGTTTACTATAAAATACCTGGAATGGGTTGAATAA
- a CDS encoding prepilin-type N-terminal cleavage/methylation domain-containing protein has translation MRKRNNKGFTIVELLTAMGVLAIILFSIGVIFGQIDKVWQETAKRMQVYQNARIAIDLMTEDISNAIYQGAHTSSSLRNFSGISGGTAQDPLDEVIFWTMRSDGAHKVGYRINNGTLERLWAGTAGDSAPNWSSGYPNVDVIAYNAVNMSVLYWTEGTETWDGSGGTVAAEVQWPPSYGGKLPARMRVDLYMLNDADAKKFAGDATARRSARKIFSTEIDLPLRKWDR, from the coding sequence ATGAGAAAGAGAAATAATAAAGGATTCACGATTGTAGAGCTTCTGACGGCTATGGGAGTGCTTGCGATAATATTATTCTCTATCGGTGTGATTTTCGGGCAGATAGATAAAGTCTGGCAGGAAACGGCGAAAAGAATGCAGGTCTATCAAAATGCCAGGATTGCCATAGATCTTATGACGGAAGATATTTCAAATGCTATATATCAGGGAGCGCATACAAGTTCATCCCTGAGGAATTTCTCCGGGATTTCCGGCGGAACGGCGCAGGACCCCCTTGATGAGGTAATATTCTGGACTATGAGAAGCGACGGAGCCCATAAAGTGGGATACAGAATAAACAACGGAACGCTTGAAAGGTTATGGGCGGGGACAGCGGGCGACAGCGCGCCTAACTGGTCGAGCGGTTATCCTAATGTTGATGTCATTGCTTATAATGCCGTCAATATGTCGGTATTGTACTGGACGGAAGGCACCGAGACGTGGGACGGTTCCGGCGGGACAGTAGCCGCGGAAGTCCAATGGCCTCCTTCATACGGCGGAAAATTACCCGCCAGAATGCGGGTTGATTTATATATGTTAAATGACGCGGACGCGAAAAAGTTTGCAGGCGATGCCACAGCCCGACGGTCGGCAAGAAAAATATTTTCAACGGAAATAGATTTACCGTTAAGGAAGTGGGACAGATGA
- a CDS encoding type II secretion system GspH family protein produces MNKKKIRLIEGFTIIETVAALAILVIAVVSILSLFPVGIEANKRADDLTTAAMLAQLKMTEILYDRPRSIFADGDTSATGHGLGPYICWNGSQYERIRWDITGWTAGADITGDGSSDMPYYPFKNHPKFYWAAYRSILHYSLYYRQDPTGYNGADYADSPVDAVYRIDLFVFQGDNKPGTWTELDDRVPAFYVFSYYVSLTNPL; encoded by the coding sequence ATGAATAAGAAAAAAATAAGATTAATTGAAGGGTTTACAATAATCGAGACGGTAGCGGCTCTGGCTATTCTGGTTATAGCCGTTGTCAGCATACTGTCTCTCTTCCCGGTCGGCATAGAGGCGAACAAAAGAGCTGATGACCTGACGACTGCCGCCATGCTCGCGCAGTTGAAGATGACGGAGATACTTTATGACAGGCCGCGCTCTATTTTTGCCGATGGAGATACAAGCGCGACCGGCCACGGCCTAGGGCCTTATATATGCTGGAACGGCTCACAGTATGAGAGGATAAGATGGGATATTACGGGCTGGACGGCGGGAGCGGATATTACCGGCGACGGGAGTTCGGACATGCCGTATTATCCTTTTAAGAACCATCCAAAGTTTTACTGGGCGGCTTACCGGTCAATCCTGCATTACAGCCTGTATTACAGGCAGGATCCGACAGGATATAATGGGGCCGACTACGCTGATTCACCTGTAGACGCAGTATACAGGATAGATTTATTTGTGTTCCAGGGCGATAACAAGCCCGGTACATGGACGGAGCTTGATGACAGGGTGCCGGCGTTTTATGTCTTTTCATACTATGTGTCATTGACAAATCCGTTATAA
- a CDS encoding GspH/FimT family pseudopilin — MKKKEYNAFTMTELLVVISIMVIMMAMIVPFVKTFGSGQELKKSAENVASMLRLTRQMAITMNATYRVDVNLAQDSIYISDSNGSMYEKSYVPPVSVDITNATPAYGAGGRISFNSRGTCQAGTIRVTSRRQNNSGGYDFYEITTSASAGRVQIKDLNDT; from the coding sequence ATGAAAAAGAAAGAATATAATGCATTTACGATGACGGAACTGCTGGTTGTCATAAGTATTATGGTTATTATGATGGCTATGATAGTGCCGTTTGTGAAGACATTCGGAAGCGGGCAGGAGTTGAAAAAATCCGCTGAAAATGTTGCCTCTATGCTTCGCCTTACAAGGCAGATGGCGATAACTATGAACGCCACATACAGGGTTGATGTCAATCTGGCCCAGGATTCAATATATATAAGCGATTCAAACGGCAGTATGTATGAAAAATCCTATGTTCCTCCTGTAAGTGTTGATATTACGAATGCGACTCCTGCGTACGGCGCCGGGGGGAGAATCAGCTTTAATTCAAGAGGAACATGCCAGGCGGGGACCATCAGGGTGACAAGCAGAAGGCAGAATAATTCAGGCGGATATGATTTTTACGAGATAACAACATCGGCTTCTGCGGGAAGAGTGCAGATAAAAGATTTAAATGATACGTAA
- a CDS encoding prepilin-type N-terminal cleavage/methylation domain-containing protein: MRKRYNGFTLIELLTVIAIIAILAGILMPVVGSAQKKAAEVKAKALIESIAVAIKMYEMDFGDFPPDDNHASSAAYNRASEALYHSLTTQWTGGTNASITAGPYMEFKGDKNKRIGVADRDGDNRYEIVDPWGNEICYESNDDNGAGGDAPYHNRFSFDIFSMGVDGTTADFNGTADFTPSANSGTQTGDINNWDE, translated from the coding sequence ATGAGAAAGAGATATAACGGGTTTACCCTGATAGAACTTCTGACGGTGATTGCCATAATAGCGATACTTGCGGGCATTTTGATGCCCGTTGTCGGCAGCGCCCAGAAGAAAGCCGCTGAGGTTAAAGCGAAGGCTTTGATAGAAAGTATTGCCGTGGCGATAAAAATGTATGAGATGGATTTCGGCGACTTTCCGCCGGATGATAACCATGCGAGCAGCGCCGCTTATAACCGCGCATCGGAAGCTCTCTATCACAGCCTTACCACCCAGTGGACGGGCGGAACGAACGCCAGTATCACCGCGGGCCCTTATATGGAATTTAAGGGCGATAAGAATAAAAGGATAGGTGTGGCGGACAGAGACGGAGATAACAGGTATGAGATAGTCGACCCGTGGGGAAATGAAATCTGTTATGAATCGAATGATGATAACGGAGCTGGGGGAGACGCTCCTTACCATAACAGGTTTTCGTTTGATATCTTTTCGATGGGTGTGGACGGCACAACCGCGGATTTCAACGGCACTGCCGATTTTACGCCTTCGGCGAATTCGGGAACGCAGACAGGGGATATTAACAACTGGGATGAATAA
- a CDS encoding type II secretion system protein GspG: MRIKDESSLIGFTLIEMLMVVTVIIILVGITIPFLRGAEQAAMIKKAKTEVSKLELAISMYESDFGRYPNINAGQNTNWLISWLTGFTLNGSVLMVQNYLGAMEEIYEAELFWRGPYMKVSSNDLDSAGNLVDPWGKRYSIDAINPANNSATVDIYSAGPDRTAGSGDDIANYNRW; the protein is encoded by the coding sequence ATGAGAATCAAAGATGAAAGTTCTCTGATTGGGTTCACGCTTATTGAAATGCTGATGGTGGTTACCGTTATCATTATTCTGGTGGGAATCACAATCCCTTTTTTGAGAGGGGCTGAGCAGGCGGCGATGATAAAAAAAGCTAAAACAGAGGTAAGTAAACTGGAGCTTGCCATAAGCATGTATGAGTCGGATTTCGGGCGGTATCCCAATATAAACGCAGGGCAGAATACAAACTGGCTGATAAGCTGGCTTACGGGTTTTACGCTTAACGGGAGTGTTTTAATGGTGCAAAATTATCTTGGAGCAATGGAAGAGATTTATGAGGCGGAACTTTTCTGGCGCGGCCCTTATATGAAAGTTTCTTCCAATGATCTGGATTCGGCCGGCAATTTGGTGGATCCGTGGGGAAAAAGATACAGCATAGACGCCATTAACCCCGCGAATAATTCGGCTACTGTGGATATATATTCTGCCGGTCCGGATAGAACCGCCGGCAGCGGCGACGATATTGCGAATTATAACAGGTGGTAA
- the rodA gene encoding rod shape-determining protein RodA, which yields MQKFHVYRHGDFLVSFSVFALIALGLLFIYSASYHPDGPVSVFATRQLMWAGIGLCLCLAVWKIDYKHFVSSAYLLFAVNIILLLSVLFFGSKTLGAQRWLRFGFFRLQPSEFFKITMILFLAKYYAGLPNYRKGYLYCIIIPFLFIGPAIVLIMKQPDLGTALVLIPVFFALAYIAGTRPVDILYTIIAGVLCAVPGYFLLKPYQQERIKVFLNPEHDPLGVGYQSIQSKIAVGSGGILGKGWLKGTQTQLDFLPERHTDFIFSVIGEEWGFLGTILVIFLFAVLVILAFKIANESRDEKGRLAAGGLGALFLVHLFINAGMTIGIMPITGLPLPFVSYGGSSLITMLVAVGLLQSIYSRRFMF from the coding sequence ATGCAGAAATTCCATGTGTACAGGCACGGTGATTTTTTGGTTTCTTTCTCTGTGTTTGCGCTCATTGCCCTGGGACTTCTGTTTATTTACAGCGCTTCTTACCATCCCGACGGTCCTGTATCCGTATTTGCGACAAGGCAGTTAATGTGGGCGGGAATAGGCCTGTGCCTTTGCCTCGCGGTATGGAAAATCGATTATAAACATTTTGTGTCATCGGCGTATTTGCTTTTCGCGGTGAATATCATACTTCTTTTAAGCGTGCTTTTTTTCGGTTCAAAAACGCTTGGCGCGCAAAGATGGCTGAGATTCGGGTTTTTCAGGCTTCAGCCGTCCGAATTTTTCAAAATCACAATGATACTTTTTCTCGCGAAATATTATGCCGGACTTCCCAATTACAGGAAAGGGTATCTTTACTGCATAATAATCCCTTTTCTGTTTATCGGTCCGGCTATCGTGCTGATAATGAAGCAGCCCGACCTCGGAACGGCCCTGGTGCTGATACCGGTCTTTTTTGCCCTGGCTTATATCGCAGGCACAAGGCCTGTCGATATTTTATATACTATTATTGCCGGCGTGTTATGCGCTGTCCCCGGTTATTTTTTGCTTAAACCCTATCAGCAGGAGAGGATAAAAGTATTCCTGAATCCTGAGCATGACCCTTTAGGGGTGGGCTACCAGTCTATACAATCGAAAATAGCGGTTGGTTCGGGCGGCATTCTGGGGAAAGGCTGGCTTAAAGGGACCCAGACACAACTGGATTTTCTTCCCGAACGCCATACTGATTTCATTTTTTCCGTTATCGGGGAGGAATGGGGTTTTCTCGGCACTATACTTGTCATATTCCTTTTTGCCGTGCTTGTTATTCTGGCTTTTAAAATAGCGAATGAGTCGAGAGATGAAAAAGGGAGGCTTGCGGCCGGCGGGTTAGGCGCGCTGTTTCTGGTGCATTTGTTTATCAATGCCGGGATGACCATAGGCATAATGCCGATAACAGGGCTTCCTTTGCCGTTTGTAAGTTATGGAGGGTCATCTCTTATAACCATGCTTGTGGCCGTAGGTCTTCTGCAATCCATTTACTCAAGAAGATTTATGTTTTGA